A portion of the Pectobacterium brasiliense genome contains these proteins:
- a CDS encoding TonB-dependent receptor — MYLKKHQPYLKRHQRNITSGILMSCVLTLPAMARAADPQITTDNPSQQITPGTEAATAAPVQLKRVKVNAQRVPVQPPTTLASVIDGKTLEEERVYRFEELSQLVTGLDVDTVDVMDTTVTIRGIGDGGESGTNIGMPGSVGLFVDGVYLSRPGVISNDLLDIDSTRVLKGPQGAAYGFNTTGGAIDIRTRKPTFTPEYSLEQSFGQRGYLQSKLMASGPLSDHWAGRINLSRTERGGNVTNIENGHKLGGSTNNGVRGQLLYQPNDSFSLRITGDYSDSTQRPVSVLVSATDDFRTRAQQTGLKVVGGRQVAMDDENIIRVAQGGGSVEANWKLKSGYSLNSLSSLRYFRVLPSTADNWNIPLYRDSGADVRDRVWSQSFWLDSPKGNTFDYSVGVDYWGENLDTEANSRYYNDNRVRTWVGNGYQGINVQRFGTLDDTVYSVYGRGTWHAADKLDVIVGLRQTYEKKEGTFQRKNRATFDSGPLSQTNHLPSGSISLNWFAAPNVTPYVTLGYGEKSGGLNVSSGAARQLGIDSLYVDPEKTRSAELGVKTHWLQRKVEWNTALFWSVVEDFQNNAYDEETDTSYLINAGKFRSRGGETQLTLRPVDGLSISLAGTVLDASYLNFPNARCPAEISAVSCDMSGKRVFKSPTLSYNTRVRYQWDTPNNLQASVSGQWSWRSWAYGTLDDSESNRIPSYGVLNLSSGLSGKQGDNRWNVSLWVKNALDKNYYRSVRGSSATTGVIGEPRMVGISVGYDFKG; from the coding sequence ATGTATTTAAAAAAACATCAACCGTATTTAAAAAGACACCAGCGCAACATAACGTCCGGCATTTTAATGAGCTGCGTCTTAACGCTTCCTGCTATGGCGCGAGCAGCCGATCCGCAAATCACAACGGATAACCCATCACAACAGATCACACCCGGCACCGAGGCAGCAACCGCCGCCCCCGTTCAACTAAAGCGTGTGAAAGTGAATGCTCAGCGTGTGCCCGTTCAGCCACCAACCACGCTGGCATCGGTGATCGATGGCAAAACGCTCGAAGAAGAACGGGTTTATCGCTTTGAAGAACTGTCGCAGTTGGTAACAGGGCTGGATGTCGATACCGTCGATGTAATGGATACTACCGTGACTATTCGCGGGATTGGCGACGGCGGCGAGAGCGGGACGAATATCGGTATGCCGGGCAGCGTGGGGCTGTTTGTCGATGGCGTTTACTTGTCCCGCCCCGGCGTCATCTCTAATGATTTGCTGGATATCGACAGCACCCGCGTGTTGAAAGGCCCGCAGGGCGCGGCTTACGGCTTCAATACCACCGGCGGCGCAATTGATATTCGCACCCGCAAGCCGACCTTCACGCCTGAATATTCACTGGAGCAATCGTTCGGGCAGCGCGGCTATCTGCAATCCAAACTGATGGCGTCCGGGCCACTCAGCGACCACTGGGCGGGACGCATCAACCTGTCACGCACGGAGCGTGGCGGAAACGTCACGAATATCGAAAACGGCCATAAGCTGGGAGGCAGCACCAATAACGGCGTGCGCGGTCAGCTGCTGTATCAGCCGAATGACAGCTTTAGCCTCAGAATCACCGGCGACTACAGCGATTCCACGCAGCGTCCGGTCTCGGTACTGGTCAGTGCAACTGACGATTTCCGCACCCGCGCGCAACAAACTGGCCTCAAGGTCGTCGGCGGTCGTCAGGTCGCGATGGATGACGAGAATATTATTCGTGTTGCGCAAGGCGGTGGCTCGGTAGAGGCCAACTGGAAGCTGAAGAGCGGCTATAGCCTCAACTCTCTGTCATCACTGCGCTATTTCCGCGTGCTGCCCAGCACGGCGGATAACTGGAATATCCCACTCTATCGCGACAGCGGCGCTGACGTACGCGATCGCGTCTGGTCACAAAGTTTTTGGCTCGATTCGCCCAAAGGCAACACCTTCGATTATTCAGTGGGCGTCGATTACTGGGGTGAGAACCTCGATACCGAGGCAAACAGTCGCTACTACAACGACAACCGCGTGCGGACGTGGGTCGGAAATGGCTATCAGGGCATTAACGTTCAGCGCTTTGGCACGCTGGATGACACCGTCTATTCCGTCTATGGCCGCGGGACCTGGCATGCCGCCGATAAACTGGATGTCATTGTCGGTCTGCGTCAAACCTATGAAAAGAAAGAGGGAACATTCCAGCGTAAAAATCGCGCCACCTTTGACTCCGGTCCGCTCTCGCAAACCAACCATCTGCCCTCTGGCTCCATCAGCCTGAACTGGTTCGCGGCACCGAATGTCACGCCTTACGTCACGTTAGGCTACGGGGAAAAATCCGGCGGCCTGAACGTGTCCTCCGGTGCAGCAAGGCAACTGGGGATTGATTCGCTGTACGTTGATCCCGAAAAAACCCGTTCAGCGGAGCTGGGGGTTAAAACCCACTGGCTACAGCGCAAAGTGGAATGGAATACCGCGCTGTTCTGGAGCGTCGTCGAAGATTTCCAGAACAACGCCTATGACGAAGAAACGGATACCAGCTATCTGATTAACGCCGGGAAGTTCCGCTCGCGCGGCGGCGAAACGCAGTTAACGCTGCGTCCTGTTGACGGCCTGAGCATCAGTCTGGCCGGTACTGTTCTGGATGCCAGTTACCTGAATTTCCCTAACGCCCGCTGCCCAGCAGAAATCTCCGCCGTGTCGTGCGATATGTCTGGGAAGCGCGTCTTTAAATCCCCAACTCTGAGCTACAACACGCGCGTGCGTTATCAATGGGATACGCCAAATAACCTGCAAGCCTCGGTTTCCGGTCAATGGTCATGGCGGAGCTGGGCCTACGGCACGCTCGACGACTCCGAATCCAACCGCATTCCTTCGTACGGCGTCCTTAACCTGTCTAGCGGGCTGAGCGGCAAGCAAGGTGACAACCGCTGGAACGTGTCGCTGTGGGTGAAAAACGCGCTGGATAAAAACTACTACCGCTCCGTCAGAGGCTCCAGCGCCACAACGGGCGTGATTGGTGAACCGCGCATGGTCGGGATCTCCGTCGGCTACGATTTCAAGGGCTAA
- a CDS encoding ExbD/TolR family protein, with amino-acid sequence MAFTSRNDEDVMSEMNITPLVDVMLVLLVVFIVTAPMLTNAIPIQLPKTSAVAPADRADPVVISIDGEQRVFINKESLAREQLVPRLQQAKAGNADLVVQVQADKEANYGAVAALLADVEQAGITRLSLLTQK; translated from the coding sequence ATGGCGTTTACCTCGCGTAATGATGAAGACGTCATGAGTGAAATGAATATCACGCCGCTCGTGGACGTCATGCTGGTGCTGCTGGTGGTGTTTATTGTTACCGCGCCGATGTTGACGAATGCCATTCCGATTCAACTGCCGAAAACGTCGGCGGTGGCACCAGCCGATCGCGCCGATCCGGTAGTGATTAGCATTGATGGCGAGCAGCGCGTCTTCATCAATAAAGAAAGTCTGGCACGCGAACAGCTGGTGCCGCGCCTGCAACAGGCTAAAGCGGGTAATGCGGACTTGGTGGTGCAGGTGCAGGCGGACAAAGAGGCGAATTACGGTGCTGTCGCCGCGCTGCTGGCCGATGTCGAGCAGGCGGGGATTACGCGTCTATCCCTGCTAACGCAGAAATAA
- a CDS encoding MotA/TolQ/ExbB proton channel family protein — MTLGHIELFSAEGAVILLLLLFSLVTWGLGLLKFVQYGRAQRRDRRFRAAFWQQDDVSQTPETSAKQPGSLANLALAAVKAPERISGQLALNIHLPDRVERALQQQIQRERRSLESGLAVLASIGSTSPFIGLFGTVWGIMAALQEIGLSGSASLDTVAGPIGNALIATGIGIAVAVPAVLIYNYFLRRLKLAVADMDDFAHDVYSVMQAHDFHVSTFHTSAEPSAAAFSVKNLREVV, encoded by the coding sequence ATGACGCTCGGACACATTGAACTCTTTTCTGCGGAAGGCGCAGTGATTCTTTTGCTGCTGTTGTTTTCTCTCGTCACCTGGGGACTGGGGCTACTGAAATTCGTCCAATATGGACGGGCGCAGCGGCGCGATCGCCGCTTTCGTGCCGCCTTCTGGCAGCAGGATGACGTCAGCCAGACGCCAGAAACCAGCGCAAAACAGCCCGGTTCCCTCGCCAATCTGGCGCTGGCCGCGGTCAAAGCGCCGGAACGGATCAGCGGACAGCTTGCTCTGAATATTCATCTGCCCGATCGGGTTGAGCGTGCGCTGCAACAGCAGATTCAGCGTGAACGCCGTTCGCTGGAAAGCGGACTGGCAGTTCTGGCGAGTATCGGCAGCACGTCACCGTTTATCGGCCTGTTTGGTACCGTTTGGGGCATTATGGCGGCGTTGCAGGAGATTGGGCTTTCTGGTTCTGCTAGCCTCGACACCGTTGCGGGGCCGATTGGCAACGCGCTGATTGCGACCGGAATCGGGATTGCCGTCGCGGTTCCTGCGGTACTGATCTACAACTACTTTTTACGTCGCCTCAAGCTGGCTGTCGCAGACATGGATGACTTCGCCCATGATGTTTACAGCGTGATGCAGGCGCATGATTTTCATGTCAGCACGTTTCATACCAGCGCTGAACCATCGGCCGCTGCTTTCTCCGTGAAGAACCTGAGAGAGGTGGTCTGA
- a CDS encoding ABC transporter substrate-binding protein, producing the protein MTTSGRKWLVTGLLAMGMAWSGITSAITEIRIAAPDIGAGTKPSGGGLLDVIHSQKLLEREFSKDGISVRWTFIKGAGPVINEAFGNHQVDVAYLGDLASIIGRSRGLDTRVIAVASRGINHYLAVAKGSGIEKIPDLKGKRIGIFRGTAGELSFVSALDSQGLKPSDVKLINLDFAAASAALAAGQIDATWGGSNTLSLRDKGLADIPLSSRDLDGAGQLSGFLLVDEKFAKGNEDILRRLVKVQREAANWASDEKNKDEFIRLLATQSGYPENILRVEWDTLPPLTERLSPELDPAFVEKLKRAVTLAYESRLIRQPFDVDKWLDDSYLKATQ; encoded by the coding sequence ATGACAACATCAGGACGAAAATGGTTAGTGACCGGCTTATTGGCAATGGGTATGGCCTGGTCAGGCATTACATCGGCGATTACTGAAATTCGTATTGCCGCACCAGACATTGGCGCAGGCACAAAGCCCAGCGGCGGCGGCCTGCTTGACGTCATTCACAGCCAGAAGCTGCTGGAGCGCGAATTCAGCAAAGACGGGATCAGCGTCCGTTGGACATTCATCAAAGGCGCAGGCCCCGTCATCAACGAAGCGTTTGGCAACCATCAGGTTGACGTGGCCTATCTGGGCGATTTAGCCAGCATTATCGGTCGCTCTCGCGGTCTGGATACGCGCGTGATCGCCGTGGCATCACGCGGCATCAACCATTATCTGGCGGTAGCGAAAGGCTCCGGTATTGAGAAAATCCCCGACTTGAAAGGCAAACGTATTGGTATCTTTCGCGGAACAGCGGGCGAGCTGTCCTTCGTTAGCGCGCTCGATTCACAGGGCCTGAAGCCTTCTGATGTGAAGCTAATCAATCTCGATTTTGCGGCAGCCAGCGCGGCGTTAGCCGCTGGGCAGATTGACGCTACCTGGGGTGGCAGCAATACGCTTTCGCTGCGGGATAAAGGGCTGGCGGACATTCCGCTGTCGAGCCGTGACCTCGACGGCGCAGGCCAGCTCAGCGGCTTCCTGCTGGTCGATGAGAAATTTGCTAAAGGCAACGAGGATATTCTGCGCCGCTTGGTCAAAGTCCAACGAGAAGCAGCAAACTGGGCCAGCGATGAGAAAAATAAAGATGAGTTTATTCGACTCTTAGCCACCCAATCAGGTTATCCGGAAAATATATTACGCGTCGAATGGGATACATTGCCGCCATTAACCGAGCGTCTTTCACCCGAATTGGATCCAGCCTTTGTGGAAAAATTAAAACGCGCCGTCACATTAGCCTATGAATCACGTCTTATTCGGCAACCTTTTGATGTCGATAAATGGCTGGATGATTCTTATCTAAAAGCCACTCAGTAA
- a CDS encoding energy transducer TonB, whose translation MTELLYAGAASGSRSYSPEPTPHASRVSGVVQPRLPTLSTTVSSRPERWLAVVATLLLHAAVLALFNSASTPPVTVPARPQPVSVELVAAVAEPVPQPQPVEPEPIEPDVVTPPPELVPPPVDKPVDDNALLPPVPEKKEPERKAPEKKPEPAPKKVAVKKNPPAPTPKSQAETASATAPITPAPVAQKAVAQPVDAPLTPPLANADYLHNPAPSYPDVAISRGYEGTVLLNVQVRADGKVQTIRIHQSSGYPSLDDAARDTVRRWSFVPARRGSQPVSGWVVVPVDFSLNS comes from the coding sequence ATGACGGAATTACTCTATGCGGGAGCGGCGTCAGGATCCCGGTCTTATTCACCGGAGCCGACTCCGCACGCCAGCCGGGTGAGCGGCGTCGTGCAGCCGCGCTTGCCGACGTTGAGTACGACGGTTTCGTCCCGACCGGAACGCTGGCTGGCGGTGGTCGCGACGTTGCTATTGCACGCGGCGGTACTGGCGTTATTCAACAGCGCATCGACACCGCCCGTTACGGTACCTGCCCGGCCACAGCCTGTTAGCGTCGAGCTGGTTGCTGCGGTTGCCGAACCAGTGCCGCAACCCCAACCTGTCGAACCTGAACCTATTGAGCCTGACGTCGTAACGCCACCGCCGGAACTCGTTCCGCCGCCCGTGGACAAGCCAGTGGATGACAACGCGCTGTTGCCGCCAGTGCCCGAGAAAAAAGAACCTGAGAGAAAAGCGCCTGAGAAAAAGCCGGAACCTGCGCCGAAAAAGGTCGCGGTGAAAAAGAATCCGCCCGCACCGACGCCAAAATCTCAGGCTGAAACGGCATCGGCCACAGCCCCGATAACACCTGCTCCGGTGGCGCAAAAGGCGGTCGCGCAGCCCGTTGACGCGCCGTTGACGCCGCCGCTCGCGAATGCTGACTACCTGCACAATCCCGCACCGTCTTATCCCGACGTGGCGATTAGTCGTGGTTATGAAGGCACCGTGTTGTTGAACGTGCAGGTGCGTGCCGACGGCAAGGTGCAAACCATTCGTATCCATCAATCAAGCGGCTATCCCTCGCTGGACGACGCCGCCAGAGACACGGTGCGGCGCTGGTCTTTCGTTCCGGCGCGCCGCGGCAGTCAGCCGGTTAGCGGCTGGGTGGTTGTTCCCGTCGATTTTTCGCTAAATTCATGA